In Dehalococcoidia bacterium, a single window of DNA contains:
- the gatA gene encoding Asp-tRNA(Asn)/Glu-tRNA(Gln) amidotransferase subunit GatA, translating into MPDLHWLTIHESAEKLAAREVSSRELTQGVLDRIDTVDEKVRAYIRATPEFALAQADAADARLAKGERSALLGVPVAIKDLMVTKGVATTCGSKMLENFVPPYDGTVVRRLFDAGAVMAGKTNMDEFAMGSSTENSAFFPTRNPWDLDRVPGGSSGGSAAAVAAGEAIYALGSDTGGSIRQPAALCGVVGMKPTYGRVSRYGLVAFASSLDQIGPFTRDVRDCAIVLNAICGHDPCDSTSAPVETPDFTADLKKGVRGLRVGVPKEYMPDTLDAGVRARIEDALAALQAQGAEIDRDLALPSTEAALAVYYIIAPSEASANLARYDGVKYGLSYQQGATMWENMEKTRGLGFGAEVKRRIMIGTYTLSSGYYDAYYLKAQKVRTVIRREFDAAFERYDVIAAPVTPTPAFKIGEKTADPYAMYLNDVFTLPVNIAGLPGVSVPAGFVDGLPVGLQIIGRPFDEATVLCAAYAYEQTTEWRHQRPAL; encoded by the coding sequence ATGCCCGACCTGCACTGGCTCACGATCCACGAGTCGGCGGAGAAGCTCGCCGCGCGCGAAGTCTCTTCGCGCGAACTGACGCAGGGCGTGCTTGACCGCATCGATACGGTAGACGAGAAGGTGCGCGCGTACATCCGCGCGACGCCGGAGTTTGCGCTGGCGCAGGCTGATGCCGCCGACGCGCGGCTCGCGAAGGGTGAACGGAGTGCGCTGCTGGGCGTGCCCGTCGCGATCAAGGACCTGATGGTGACGAAGGGCGTCGCGACGACGTGCGGCTCGAAGATGCTCGAGAACTTCGTGCCGCCGTACGACGGCACCGTCGTCCGCCGCCTGTTCGACGCCGGCGCCGTGATGGCCGGCAAGACGAACATGGACGAGTTCGCGATGGGCTCGTCGACCGAAAACTCCGCGTTCTTCCCGACGCGCAACCCCTGGGACCTCGACCGCGTGCCCGGCGGCTCATCGGGCGGCAGTGCGGCGGCCGTCGCAGCGGGCGAAGCGATCTATGCGCTCGGCTCCGACACCGGCGGCAGCATCCGCCAGCCGGCCGCGCTGTGCGGCGTCGTCGGCATGAAGCCGACGTACGGCCGCGTCAGCCGCTACGGCCTCGTCGCGTTCGCGAGCTCGCTCGACCAGATCGGCCCGTTCACGCGCGACGTGCGGGACTGCGCGATCGTGCTCAATGCGATCTGCGGCCACGATCCGTGCGACTCCACGTCGGCGCCGGTGGAGACGCCGGACTTTACCGCGGACCTCAAGAAGGGCGTGCGAGGACTGCGCGTCGGCGTGCCCAAGGAGTACATGCCGGACACGCTCGATGCCGGCGTGCGCGCGCGCATCGAAGACGCGTTGGCGGCGCTGCAGGCGCAGGGCGCGGAGATCGACCGCGACCTGGCGCTTCCGAGCACGGAGGCGGCGCTCGCCGTTTACTACATCATCGCGCCGAGCGAGGCTTCGGCGAACCTCGCCCGATACGACGGCGTGAAGTACGGACTCTCATATCAACAGGGAGCGACGATGTGGGAGAACATGGAGAAGACACGCGGACTCGGTTTCGGGGCCGAAGTAAAACGCCGCATTATGATCGGCACGTACACGCTGTCGTCGGGCTACTACGATGCGTACTACCTGAAAGCGCAAAAGGTGCGCACCGTGATCCGGCGCGAATTTGATGCCGCGTTCGAAAGGTACGACGTGATCGCCGCGCCGGTGACGCCGACGCCGGCCTTCAAGATCGGCGAGAAGACGGCAGACCCGTACGCCATGTATCTCAACGACGTCTTCACGCTGCCGGTAAATATCGCCGGCCTGCCGGGCGTGTCGGTGCCGGCGGGATTCGTCGATGGGCTGCCGGTCGGCCTCCAGATCATCGGCAGGCCGTTCGACGAAGCGACAGTGCTCTGCGCAGCGTATGCCTACGAGCAGACGACGGAGTGGCGGCATCAGCGTCCAGCGTTGTAA
- the gatC gene encoding Asp-tRNA(Asn)/Glu-tRNA(Gln) amidotransferase subunit GatC — protein sequence MKLDRASVQHIARLARIDLTDDEIETYASQLSEIIGHFDVLNAVDTDGVEPTAHTLPLRNVLAADASRPSLTQDEVLEMAPNVEDGYLRVRAVLE from the coding sequence ATGAAACTCGACCGCGCATCCGTCCAGCACATCGCGCGCCTCGCCCGCATCGACCTCACGGACGACGAGATCGAGACGTACGCGAGCCAGCTTTCGGAGATCATCGGTCACTTCGATGTGCTGAACGCGGTCGACACCGACGGCGTTGAGCCGACAGCGCACACGCTGCCGCTGCGCAACGTGCTCGCCGCTGACGCTTCGCGGCCGTCGCTGACGCAGGACGAGGTGCTGGAGATGGCGCCGAACGTCGAGGACGGCTACCTGCGCGTCAGGGCGGTGCTCGAGTAA
- a CDS encoding dihydrofolate reductase family protein — protein sequence MRKLVESTFVTLDGVIGSPQEWGPPYWNDEHANYARGLLFDADALLLGRVTYEVFAQAWPSRSGDEMADKMNAMPKYVASNTLKDATWNASIIGGDVAGEVATLKERPGKNLLKFGTGVFDRAPMEHNLVDEFHFWLFPVAVGGGQRLFEGIDTTHLTLKDTTTFSTGIVVLKYGPKG from the coding sequence GTGCGAAAACTGGTTGAATCGACGTTCGTGACCCTCGACGGCGTGATTGGCTCACCTCAGGAATGGGGGCCGCCGTACTGGAACGACGAGCACGCGAACTACGCGCGCGGCCTGCTCTTCGATGCGGATGCGCTGCTGCTCGGGCGCGTGACGTACGAGGTCTTTGCGCAGGCGTGGCCATCGCGCAGCGGCGACGAAATGGCGGACAAGATGAACGCCATGCCGAAGTACGTGGCGTCGAACACGCTGAAGGACGCCACGTGGAATGCCAGCATCATCGGCGGTGACGTGGCGGGCGAGGTCGCAACGCTCAAGGAGCGGCCGGGGAAGAATCTGCTGAAGTTCGGCACGGGCGTGTTCGACCGCGCGCCGATGGAACACAACCTGGTAGATGAGTTTCACTTCTGGCTGTTTCCCGTCGCCGTCGGGGGCGGTCAGCGCCTGTTCGAAGGGATCGACACCACGCACCTGACACTCAAGGACACGACCACCTTCAGCACCGGCATCGTCGTGCTCAAATACGGCCCGAAGGGATGA
- a CDS encoding acyl-CoA dehydrogenase family protein: MTTMTKDAVTIAKDLADEFRERAAEYDRTGEFPKQNYDRMRESGYLRAPVPEQLGGLGATLPQMAQAQQALARGCASTALAVNMHLFQVGAARDGFLKTGANEAPLRRVADEGIVLGSAGAEAIVAGEWSTPTRAEKKDGNYVINGRKYFVSQAPGVNVLRVNAVDTETGELIVVAVPCNLEGVRIDPTWDTTGMRATASHEVVFENVTVPESAVGARLAGKEPLRTPQYAAIMRWFYPLMSSVYLGVAEEARHFALQSLQKARNSNFRDPVLTDVLLGEMEVAFTTASAVRNQLAPRLAEAEVEEVVALSITLKEIVVDRAIETVEKAVAIAGGTAYFRKSPLERLARDVRAGRFHPPSAPVSHQIIGSRVREGLADA; the protein is encoded by the coding sequence ATGACCACGATGACGAAAGACGCAGTCACTATAGCGAAGGACCTCGCGGACGAATTCCGGGAGCGCGCGGCCGAGTACGACCGCACGGGCGAGTTTCCGAAGCAGAACTACGACCGCATGCGGGAGTCCGGCTACCTGCGCGCGCCCGTCCCCGAGCAGCTCGGCGGCCTCGGCGCGACGTTGCCTCAGATGGCGCAGGCACAGCAGGCGCTCGCGCGGGGCTGCGCATCGACGGCGCTCGCGGTGAACATGCACCTGTTCCAGGTCGGCGCCGCCCGCGACGGCTTCCTGAAGACCGGCGCCAATGAAGCGCCGCTGCGCCGCGTCGCGGATGAGGGCATCGTGCTCGGCTCGGCGGGCGCGGAGGCCATCGTCGCCGGCGAATGGAGCACGCCGACAAGGGCGGAGAAGAAGGACGGCAACTACGTCATCAACGGCCGCAAGTACTTCGTGTCGCAGGCGCCCGGGGTGAACGTGCTGCGTGTCAACGCCGTGGACACGGAGACGGGCGAACTGATCGTGGTCGCCGTGCCGTGCAACCTCGAAGGCGTGCGCATCGACCCGACGTGGGACACGACGGGCATGCGCGCGACCGCCAGCCACGAGGTCGTGTTCGAAAATGTGACCGTGCCCGAGAGCGCGGTCGGTGCGCGGCTGGCCGGCAAGGAGCCGCTGCGCACGCCGCAGTACGCGGCGATCATGCGCTGGTTCTACCCGTTGATGTCGAGCGTGTACCTGGGCGTCGCGGAGGAGGCGCGCCACTTTGCGCTGCAGTCGCTGCAGAAGGCGCGCAACAGCAACTTCCGCGACCCCGTGCTCACCGACGTGCTGCTCGGCGAGATGGAGGTGGCGTTCACGACGGCGTCTGCCGTGCGCAACCAGTTGGCGCCGCGCCTCGCCGAGGCAGAGGTGGAAGAAGTAGTGGCGTTGAGCATCACGCTCAAGGAGATCGTCGTGGACCGCGCGATCGAGACGGTGGAGAAGGCCGTCGCGATCGCCGGCGGCACGGCGTACTTCCGCAAGTCGCCGCTCGAACGCCTGGCGCGCGATGTGCGAGCGGGCCGCTTTCACCCGCCGTCGGCGCCGGTGTCGCACCAGATCATCGGCAGCCGCGTGCGGGAGGGGTTGGCGGACGCCTGA
- a CDS encoding class I SAM-dependent methyltransferase, which produces MVNAPDRAEVALGNPSFVWRFGQDRRLNLIRHYAPLENARILDIGCGLGVYVRKFREFSDRVCGIDIDAKRLREGARTTPGLMLAVGEHLPFRDGAFDVVVLNEVIEHVNDDAATMREALRILGPGGRVVVYAPNRLYPFETHGIYIGEKFIFGNIPLINWLPDPLRNRLVPHARAYTKGGIRKTYRGLGARVLAETYVYPGFDNVIARRKRLGGVLRSVLYRAERTPLKMFGLSHFVVLQKHDQAAGR; this is translated from the coding sequence ATGGTCAACGCGCCCGACAGGGCGGAAGTAGCCCTCGGGAACCCGAGTTTCGTGTGGCGGTTCGGTCAGGACCGCCGGCTCAATCTCATCCGCCACTACGCACCGCTCGAAAACGCGCGCATCCTGGACATCGGCTGCGGGCTCGGCGTCTACGTGCGGAAGTTCCGCGAGTTCAGCGACCGCGTCTGCGGCATCGACATCGATGCCAAGCGCCTGCGCGAAGGGGCCCGCACGACGCCGGGGCTGATGCTGGCGGTCGGCGAACACCTGCCGTTCCGTGACGGCGCCTTCGACGTCGTGGTGCTGAACGAGGTGATCGAACACGTGAACGATGACGCCGCGACGATGCGGGAGGCGCTCCGGATCCTGGGGCCCGGCGGCCGCGTCGTCGTGTACGCGCCGAACAGGCTTTACCCGTTCGAGACGCACGGCATCTATATCGGGGAGAAGTTCATTTTCGGGAACATTCCGCTGATCAACTGGCTCCCGGACCCGCTGCGCAACCGGCTGGTGCCGCACGCGCGCGCCTACACGAAGGGCGGCATTCGCAAGACGTATCGCGGCCTCGGCGCGCGCGTGCTCGCGGAGACATACGTCTATCCGGGATTCGACAACGTGATCGCGCGGAGGAAGCGCCTGGGCGGCGTGCTGCGTTCGGTGCTCTACCGCGCGGAGCGGACGCCGCTGAAGATGTTTGGGCTGTCGCACTTCGTGGTGCTGCAAAAGCACGACCAGGCGGCGGGGAGGTAG
- a CDS encoding NYN domain-containing protein, which yields MSARPLDLVVDAMNVIGARPTGWWRDRDGAVRALVDRLRALAAADAHGITVIVDGRPISGLPEGDHEGVEVLYAARSGRNAADDRIVEFLRAQSDPRAFEVITSDRDLTGRATALGAGVHGALSLLERLDRFDA from the coding sequence TTGTCTGCTCGCCCGCTAGACCTCGTCGTCGACGCCATGAACGTGATCGGCGCGCGCCCAACGGGCTGGTGGCGCGACCGCGACGGCGCCGTGCGCGCGCTCGTCGACCGGCTGCGCGCGCTGGCTGCGGCCGACGCACACGGGATCACGGTGATCGTCGATGGCCGGCCGATCTCCGGACTGCCCGAGGGCGACCACGAGGGCGTGGAGGTGCTCTACGCGGCGCGCTCAGGCCGCAACGCCGCCGACGACCGCATCGTCGAGTTCCTGCGCGCGCAGTCGGATCCGCGCGCGTTCGAAGTGATCACGTCGGACCGCGATCTCACCGGCCGCGCGACGGCGCTCGGGGCGGGCGTGCACGGCGCGCTGTCGCTGCTCGAACGGCTGGACCGGTTCGATGCGTAG
- a CDS encoding enoyl-CoA hydratase-related protein, with protein sequence MRTGTFRGFDVEMHDRGICVITFNQPERLNGMTQTMKRDLVETIAQSQMHDDVRVVVVTGSGRAFSAGDDISGHGRGGGTDAEAEALAQDIPGGHRDAVGTYEGLRWISQPLNAAMRALDKLSIAAINGVAVQTGFSLALSCDFRIASSEARVGSGTLRFGLLPDEGGQYLLVHLLGVAKTMDFLMRNRLVMADEALALGLVHEVTPPDALMPRVMELARELAEGPQAAQRLLKRSIYNAAHQTFEQACDDIAAKTAITDHLPDAREGVRAFQEKRKPNFS encoded by the coding sequence ATGCGCACAGGCACCTTCCGCGGCTTCGACGTCGAGATGCACGACCGCGGCATCTGCGTCATCACGTTCAACCAGCCGGAACGTCTCAACGGCATGACCCAGACGATGAAACGCGACCTCGTCGAGACGATCGCGCAGTCGCAGATGCACGACGACGTGCGCGTCGTCGTCGTCACCGGCAGCGGACGCGCGTTCTCGGCCGGCGACGACATCAGCGGCCACGGCCGGGGCGGCGGCACTGACGCCGAGGCCGAGGCGCTGGCGCAGGACATTCCGGGCGGCCATCGCGACGCGGTCGGCACGTACGAAGGCCTGCGCTGGATCTCACAGCCGCTGAACGCCGCCATGCGCGCGCTCGACAAGCTCTCGATCGCGGCGATCAACGGCGTCGCGGTGCAGACCGGCTTCTCGCTGGCGCTGTCGTGCGACTTTCGCATCGCATCGAGCGAAGCGCGCGTCGGCAGCGGCACGCTGCGCTTCGGGCTGCTGCCGGACGAAGGCGGCCAGTACCTGCTCGTGCACCTGCTGGGCGTCGCGAAGACGATGGACTTCCTGATGCGCAACCGCCTCGTCATGGCAGACGAAGCGCTGGCGCTCGGCCTCGTGCACGAAGTGACGCCGCCGGACGCGCTGATGCCCCGCGTCATGGAACTTGCGCGCGAACTCGCCGAAGGGCCGCAGGCGGCGCAACGTCTCCTCAAGCGCTCGATCTACAACGCCGCGCACCAGACCTTCGAGCAGGCCTGCGACGACATCGCGGCGAAGACGGCGATCACGGACCACCTGCCCGACGCGCGCGAGGGTGTGCGCGCCTTCCAGGAAAAGCGCAAGCCGAACTTCAGCTAA
- a CDS encoding transglycosylase domain-containing protein has product MAKNIATRRLLRSRLRGQDKGSNHRPSAPRWAQLLIAAAGIFVVMFAIAGATGYGVYRSYANDLEPPDEVIASQPSGGAKIYDRNGKLLYEYVDDKSGLRSPVKLEDISPWMIAATISTEDWSFWDNRGVNEKGLARAALETLGLRDSGSSNTTGGSSITQQLVKNIYIPVEERYERSYERKLKETIYAVELTNRYSKDQILEWYLNQISYGGLYNGVEAASLGYFGKQAKDLNLAEAALLAGIPASPTEYDPINNPQAAVDRRNQVLRLMHRRAETTEEIDGQNVTVSEFQVNDDGTKITASDPAFYLSTIAPVNIVPQRFPVQAPHWVFDYVEKELIRLFGRDALYSGGLRVTTTLDLDLQQKAQVALETWISEFEVSADGHNGALVAMDPRTSEILVMVGSRDYFRDDIEGRNNNATSYNSPGSTLKPFAYAGAFEQLGWGTETPILDTPISFQDGDKVFTPRNPNGGFVGQISIRNALGNSLNIPAFKTALYLGVPNTVAAYKKFGLTGPAEDGVTPAPLDSRTLGPSLTIGGIDIRLVDVTYAYTVLANNGVMRGVPTTLNLDDTNRKLDPVSILQVTREISGDVLYPTTEDHRVKVQEERVLDAPYAYMINDILSDPNAFCITYGCGSLSIGRPWGVKTGTSEPFENSRAIGETWTYGYTPELVAGVWAGNSDNSPMFNITSTSISYRALRDFMVAALEEVPASDFTRPPGLKEVEVCIPSGMKPDADCARKVKTLLPDAKAPKDDDDWWRRAKIDIRDGLLATELTPPQFVQERFGIVIPDGLSEFAMGQAQEWARRLGAGSVPTQRSTGEAPVRIVTPRSGERLDQIVEITGQAASEGFIAYRLEFGLGDPPAGWTLIMRSETPQPGGGLGLWNTADLPAGEYTLRLVLEDRDRGELSTYVVVRVGNAGDNGGDDEDDDDDDDDDDGPGRGPPNLPRN; this is encoded by the coding sequence GTGGCGAAGAACATCGCGACGCGGCGGCTGCTGCGGAGCAGGCTGCGGGGGCAGGACAAGGGCTCGAACCATCGCCCGAGCGCGCCGCGTTGGGCGCAGCTCTTGATCGCGGCGGCGGGCATCTTCGTCGTCATGTTCGCGATCGCCGGCGCGACGGGCTATGGCGTCTACCGGTCGTACGCGAACGACCTGGAACCGCCGGATGAGGTGATCGCGTCGCAGCCTTCGGGCGGTGCGAAAATCTACGACCGCAACGGCAAGCTGCTCTACGAGTACGTCGACGACAAGTCGGGCCTCCGCTCGCCGGTCAAGCTCGAAGACATCTCGCCCTGGATGATCGCCGCGACAATCTCGACGGAGGACTGGAGCTTCTGGGACAACCGCGGCGTCAACGAGAAGGGCCTGGCGCGCGCCGCGCTCGAGACGCTCGGCCTGCGCGATTCCGGATCCAGCAACACGACGGGCGGCTCGTCGATCACGCAGCAACTCGTCAAGAACATCTACATCCCCGTCGAAGAGCGCTACGAGCGTTCGTACGAGCGCAAGCTCAAGGAGACGATCTACGCCGTCGAGCTGACCAATCGCTACTCCAAGGACCAGATCCTGGAGTGGTACCTGAACCAGATTTCGTACGGCGGCTTGTACAACGGCGTCGAGGCCGCTTCGCTCGGTTACTTCGGCAAGCAGGCGAAGGACTTGAACCTCGCGGAGGCGGCGCTCCTGGCGGGCATTCCCGCCAGCCCCACCGAGTACGACCCGATCAACAACCCGCAGGCGGCGGTCGACCGGCGCAACCAGGTGCTTCGTCTCATGCACCGCCGCGCGGAAACGACGGAGGAGATCGACGGCCAGAACGTGACGGTCTCCGAGTTCCAGGTGAACGACGACGGTACGAAGATCACGGCCAGCGACCCGGCGTTTTATCTCTCGACGATCGCGCCGGTGAACATCGTGCCGCAGCGGTTCCCGGTGCAGGCGCCGCACTGGGTCTTCGACTACGTCGAGAAAGAGTTGATCCGGTTGTTCGGCCGCGACGCGCTGTACAGCGGCGGCCTGCGCGTCACCACGACGCTCGACCTCGACTTGCAGCAGAAGGCGCAGGTTGCGCTCGAGACGTGGATCAGCGAGTTCGAAGTCTCCGCCGACGGCCACAACGGCGCGCTCGTCGCCATGGACCCGCGCACGTCGGAGATCCTGGTGATGGTGGGGTCGCGTGACTACTTCCGCGACGACATCGAGGGGCGCAACAACAACGCGACGTCGTACAACTCACCGGGCTCGACGCTCAAGCCGTTCGCCTACGCGGGCGCCTTCGAACAGCTCGGCTGGGGCACCGAAACGCCGATCCTCGATACGCCGATCAGCTTCCAGGACGGCGACAAGGTGTTCACGCCGCGAAACCCCAACGGCGGCTTCGTCGGACAAATCAGCATTCGCAACGCGCTGGGCAACTCGCTGAACATCCCGGCGTTCAAGACGGCGCTCTACCTGGGCGTGCCGAACACCGTCGCGGCGTACAAGAAGTTCGGCCTCACCGGCCCCGCCGAAGACGGTGTGACGCCGGCGCCGCTCGATTCGCGCACGCTAGGGCCGTCGCTGACGATCGGCGGCATCGACATTCGTCTCGTCGACGTGACGTACGCCTACACCGTACTGGCGAACAACGGCGTCATGCGCGGCGTCCCGACGACGCTCAACCTGGATGACACCAACCGCAAGCTCGATCCCGTCTCGATCCTGCAGGTGACGCGCGAGATCAGCGGCGACGTGCTCTACCCGACGACGGAAGATCACCGCGTGAAGGTGCAGGAAGAGCGCGTACTCGACGCCCCGTACGCGTACATGATCAACGACATCCTCTCCGACCCGAACGCGTTCTGCATCACGTACGGCTGCGGCTCGCTCTCGATCGGGCGGCCGTGGGGTGTGAAGACCGGCACCAGCGAGCCGTTCGAAAACAGCCGCGCGATCGGCGAGACGTGGACCTACGGCTACACGCCGGAACTCGTCGCCGGCGTCTGGGCCGGCAACTCCGACAACTCGCCGATGTTCAACATCACGTCGACGTCGATCTCCTACCGGGCGCTGCGCGACTTCATGGTGGCAGCGCTGGAAGAAGTGCCGGCGAGCGACTTCACGCGGCCACCGGGGCTCAAGGAAGTCGAAGTCTGCATACCTTCGGGCATGAAGCCCGACGCCGACTGCGCGCGAAAGGTCAAGACGCTGCTGCCCGACGCGAAGGCGCCGAAGGACGATGACGACTGGTGGCGCCGCGCGAAGATCGACATCCGCGACGGCCTGCTGGCGACGGAACTGACGCCGCCGCAGTTCGTGCAGGAGCGCTTCGGGATCGTGATCCCGGACGGTCTCTCGGAGTTCGCGATGGGGCAGGCACAGGAATGGGCGCGCAGGCTCGGTGCGGGCTCCGTACCGACGCAGCGCAGCACAGGCGAAGCGCCGGTGCGGATCGTCACGCCGCGCTCCGGCGAGCGTCTCGATCAAATCGTCGAGATCACCGGGCAGGCGGCTTCGGAGGGGTTCATCGCGTATCGGCTCGAGTTCGGTCTCGGCGATCCGCCCGCCGGATGGACGCTGATCATGCGCTCGGAGACGCCGCAACCAGGTGGTGGGCTGGGGCTGTGGAACACGGCGGACCTGCCGGCGGGCGAGTACACGCTGCGCCTCGTGCTCGAAGATCGCGATCGCGGCGAACTTTCGACGTACGTCGTCGTGCGCGTCGGCAACGCCGGCGACAACGGCGGCGATGATGAAGATGACGACGATGACGATGACGACGACGACGGACCGGGGCGAGGGCCGCCGAACCTGCCACGTAACTGA